Proteins from a genomic interval of Drosophila willistoni isolate 14030-0811.24 chromosome 2L unlocalized genomic scaffold, UCI_dwil_1.1 Seg139, whole genome shotgun sequence:
- the LOC6638213 gene encoding serine protease inhibitor 42Dd yields the protein MTSSGTIAPSLAASPIVFARNLFRAINVESPMVNMVISPAAARSAMTLVFMAASGKSADELRSVIILGVDIKEDIAKRNADFWSKECVCSDHGVGLRLATRIYVKDDQKLRPEFNLQAVEFFNAQADALNFTNNIESMKEVNKWLEKQTFHTVRNLLTPVAFNPETSVILVNSLYFRAKWSKRFPMQRTVTDDFWINSKQRMEIPMMRQVGHFRYGESRKLRSKILQLPFDESDISMLIILPTDVNGLADLEAKLEYIDLNEVATKSLLHDVDVQIPKFQIECDVDLKVPLQKMGVTRIFEPNRADLTGLFAKQSNQVISEARHKINLGFNENGCEVDIENKPGPTVPIVPDAERKIFRANRPFIFAIRNNQTVYFVGHFIKP from the exons ATGACTTCGAGTGGTACCATAGCTCCCTCACTGGCCGCCAGTCCCATTGTCTTTGCCCGCAATCTGTTTCGGGCAATCAACGTCGAGTCTCCCATGGTGAATATGGTGATATCACCGGCAGCGGCTCGTAGTGCCATGACATTGGTTTTTATGGCTGCCAGCGGTAAGAGTGCCGATGAATTGCGTTCAGTGATTATATTGGGAGTGGACATTAAGGAGGACATAGCCAAGCGTAATGCAGATTTCTGGAGCAAAGAATGCGTTTGTTCGGACCATGGTGTGGGCTTACGTCTTGCCACTCGGATTTATGTTAAGGATGATCAAAAATTACGCCCCGAATTCAATTTGCAAGCTGTTGAATTCTTCAATGCCCAAGCCGATGCATTGAATTTCACCAACAATATCGAATCGATGAAAGAGGTCAATAAATGGTTGGAGAAGCAAACATTTCATACAGTACGAAATTTACTAACACCAGTGGCCTTCAATCCAGAAACGAGTGTTATTTTGGTCAATTCATTATACTTTCGAGCCAAGTGGTCAAAACGTTTTCCCATGCAACGCACTGTTACCGATGATTTCTGGATAAATTCCAAACAACGCATGGAAATCCCAATGATGCGCCAAGTTGGTCATTTTCGTTATGGTGAATCGAGAAAATTGAGATCGAAAATATTGCAATTACCATTCGATGAATCGGACATAAGTATGTTGATTATTTTACCCACCGATGTAAATGGTCTGGCCGATTTGGAGGCAAAGCTGGAGTATATTGATTTGAATGAGGTGGCAACCAAAAGTCTATTGCATGATGTTGATGtacaaataccaaaatttCAAATCGAATGTGATGTGGATCTCAAAGTGCCACTACAAAAG ATGGGCGTAACGCGCATTTTTGAACCCAATCGTGCTGATTTAACTGGTCTTTTCGCCAAGCAATCGAATCAAGTGATTTCGGAGGCACGTCATAAAATTAATTTGGGTTTCAATGAGAATGGATGTGAAGTAGATATAGAAAATA AACCCGGTCCCACTGTTCCAATTGTACCAGATGCGGAGAGAAAGATCTTTAGAGCAAATCGTCCATTTATATTTGCTATACGAAATAATCAAACCGTTTACTTTGTTGGTCATTTCATTAAACCCTAA